The nucleotide window CTGCGTCTTCCACTGGGTGCTGAACGACGTCCATGCGCGCATCAATCACGCGGGACGCTATGCCCAAGCGCGCACGGCGTGCTGAAAATTGCGAATGCTCCACATGACTGACGTCGATGACGATGCATGGCGCGAGATTGCCGCACAGTGGTCGATCGCGCCCGGCGTGACGTACCTCAATCACGGCTCGTTCGGACCGCCGCCGCGGCCATTGCTGGAAGCTCGCGAAGTCTGGTTGCGTCGCGTGGCCGGCAACCCGATGGAGTATCTGACGCGTGGGATTGAGCAGGATCGCTATCTCGGCGAGGCGCGGCAATCGCTGGCGTCGCTTGTCGGCTGTTCGAGCGACGATTTGGCGTTCGTCGAGAACTCCACCGTCGGGATGAACATCGTCGCGAATAGTTTTTCGCTGAGCCCAGGCGATCGCGTCCTGGCGACCGACCATGAATACGGCGCGGTGCTGCGACTGTGGGAAGGCGTGTGCGCAAAGGCCGGCGCGCAGTTGATCGTGAGGTCGCTGTCGTATCCGATCGAGAACGACGAAGCATTGGTCGCACAGTTGTTCGCCGAGTGTGACGAGCGCACGAAATTGCTGATTGTGAGCCATGTGACGTCGCCGACAGCCGTGGTGCTGCCGTTGGAGCGGATCTGCGCCAAGGCGCGGCGGCGCGGGATCGCCGTTTGCGTCGACGGGCCACACGCGATCGCGATGCGCGAGGTGAATCTGCAATCGCTCGATTGCGATTTCTACGTGGCGAGCTTGCACAAATGGCTCTGCGCGCCGTTTGGGACCGGTTTTCTGTACGTGCATCCGCGTCGCCAGGACGCAATTCGGCCGCTGGTGATCAGTTGGGGACGTACGCCGCCAGGCGTGGCGAAAAGCTGGCGCGACGAATTCTTTTGGCTCGGCACACGCGATCCCACGGGCTACCTCTGCGTGCCGGCAGCCATTGAATTCTTGGCCAACGTCGGCTGGGAGCGCTTTCGCGAGCGGACACATCAATTGGCAAAATATGCCAAGGACTTGATCGTCGAACTCACGGGGCTGCCGCCGTTTACCCCGGACGACGTGCAATGGTACGGCTCAATGATCGCCCTCCCGCTTCCGGATGGCGACGCGCCAAGTTTGCAGCGCGAGTTGGTGCGGCGCTATGGAATCGAAATCCCGATCATCCCCTGGCAAGGACGGCGCTTCGTGCGCCCGTCGTGCCACCTCTACACGAAGCGGCAGCATCTGGAACAATTGCGCGATGCGCTCCACGAGTTGCTCGCCGAGAAAC belongs to Planctomycetia bacterium and includes:
- a CDS encoding aminotransferase class V-fold PLP-dependent enzyme, coding for MTDVDDDAWREIAAQWSIAPGVTYLNHGSFGPPPRPLLEAREVWLRRVAGNPMEYLTRGIEQDRYLGEARQSLASLVGCSSDDLAFVENSTVGMNIVANSFSLSPGDRVLATDHEYGAVLRLWEGVCAKAGAQLIVRSLSYPIENDEALVAQLFAECDERTKLLIVSHVTSPTAVVLPLERICAKARRRGIAVCVDGPHAIAMREVNLQSLDCDFYVASLHKWLCAPFGTGFLYVHPRRQDAIRPLVISWGRTPPGVAKSWRDEFFWLGTRDPTGYLCVPAAIEFLANVGWERFRERTHQLAKYAKDLIVELTGLPPFTPDDVQWYGSMIALPLPDGDAPSLQRELVRRYGIEIPIIPWQGRRFVRPSCHLYTKRQHLEQLRDALHELLAEKH